The Bacteroidota bacterium nucleotide sequence TTCCCTACCTGCGTGAAGCGGTTAAAGATGTTTCCCGGAATTACGATCCGTATGAACCAAAAGTGAAAAAAGCGCCGGAGAATGCGATGTATTATCTTGCTATCGCCTATCACTACAATTACCAGTTCGATTCTGCTATCATGTATTTCGAATCGTGGAAAGCAATTCTGGGTGATCGCGATCCCGAAGCATTGAAAGATATTAATCAACGTATCAGTTGGGCGCAGAATGCAAAAGAATTCATGGCCAATCCCAACCCCGTTACGATTACAAATATGGGAGACAGCATCAATGGCCCGAACGCCGATTACAGCCCGGTAGTTTCCATTGACGAAAACACACTCATTTTCACCTCACGGCGTTATGGCGAAAGGGGAATTGACGGGGAATTCTATGAAGATATTTTTATTTCGGAAAAAAAACCGGATGGTACTTGGACCGAAGCTCGTCCAATCTCGCAATACATTAACACACCAACCAACGATGCTTCTGTTTCTCTTTCTTCGGATGGAAATACGCTTTTCATTTATCGTGATGATAATGGCGGAGATATTTATCAAACCACATTTATGAATGGCGACTGGATGGCTCCTATTCCACTCGACAATAACATAAATACGAAGTACTGGGAAACGCACGCTTGTCTTTCGGCAGATGGAAACACACTTTATTTTGTGAGCGATCGCCCGGGTGGATTTGGCGGAAGAGATATTTATCGCTGTGTAAAACTCGGAAACGGGCAATGGTCGAAAGCGCTTAATCTCGGACCTACTGTGAATACTGACCAGGATGAAGATGCGCCTTTCATTCACCCGGATCAGAAAACACTTTTCTTTTCTTCGAAGGGACACAAGTCCATGGGCGGTTTCGATATTTTCTTCACTTCAAAAGATGATTCAGATCGCTGGGTGGAGCCGGTAAATTTGCGTTCGCCAATCAACACACCTGATGATGATATTTTTTACGTAACATCTCCCGATGGAAAAAGAGCTTATTTTTCTTCTGTGCGTGATGGTGGTTACGGAGAGAAAGATATTTACATGGCTACGCAAATAACGCCAACCGTGCAGGGACTCACACTTCTGAAAGGAAGAATTTACAATTCCGATGGTTCACCGCTAACACAGCGGGTTGAGATCGATGTGACCAATTCAAATACAGGTGATATTTCCGGTCAGTACAAACCAAATCCTAATGGAAAATTTACCATCATTCTTCCTGCCGGTGCTACTTACCAGATTTCTTACATGGTGAATGATAAAGAATTATCCAACGAGATCATTGATGTTCCGGCAGGATCGGAATTTGAAGTGATCGACCGCGCTATCAATCTTCGTGATCTTGTCATTGGTAAATTGCCAATCGATGTTCCCGTTGATTCTTTAAACGATTCGCTGCATCATAAAAAACCGAAAGACTGGAAAGGAGAACTCACCCAAACGCATAACCTGAATTTCTCGATGTTCTTTAAGTATAACATCAGTGAGATCGATCCGAATGATGCCGATTTTAAAACTTTCATTGACAGTTGTGTTGCTCACATCAATAAATTCGGAGAAATAAATTTCCGCATTACTGCTGCCGCTTCACAGGTTCCAACAAAAAAATTCAGTTCAAATAAAGATCTTGCAACAGACCGCGCAACAAAAACGCAGGCCGTCATTGACAAAGCACTCAAAGCAAAAGGTGTGGACATGAGTAAAGTTCATTGGGTAAAAGTGAATTCCTATGTGCTGGGCCCGCAATACAAATCCGATTTCCAGAAGAACAAAGCGCTCTATGAAAAATACCAGTATGTGAAAGTGCGTGGCTATTAAGAGGCTGTTTAAATTTCATCCTTCTGTTTTGTTATGCGCTTTCCAACGGAGCGCTTTTTTTTATTCCCATACCGGTTATGCCAAGACAAAGAGAATTGCTAATTTTGAGTAAAGCCCTCCATTTTGGAGCGGATTTTGCAAACACACTTACAGAACAACCTCTACTCTCGTGAAAACCGTGAAGTTGCTTTGTGCAGCCCTGCTGCTTTGGGTTTCCGTTCCGGTCATCGCTCAACCGTCTGCCGGAATTCCCGATCCTGATGCTGCGGCAGAACATTACTCTCATGGAAATTATCTGATGGCGCTCCCGATCTATCTCGCGTGCCTGAAAAGAGAACCGAACAATTATGAATATAATTTCCGAATCGGTGTTTGCTATATTGAAACGAACGGACATAAAAAAGAAGCGATAAAATATTTAGAAGCAGCTGAAAAAAATCCGAAAGCAGATAATGACACCTGGCTTTACCTCGGGCAAGCCTACCAGTATGACCTGAAGTTTGATGATGCGATCAAGCAGTTTGAAACTTACAAACTGAAAGCCGACAAAGAAGGAAAAACAAATGCCGATCATTACATTGCACAATGCAAAAATGGAAAAATCCTTGTTGCAAATCCACTCGATGTTAATT carries:
- a CDS encoding PD40 domain-containing protein yields the protein MGEKIAAQINPIPGNYRDNFLQGNQLIEEKNYPVALQFFSEAYKVDSTNANIKYKMGVCYLYSYSEKKKALPYLREAVKDVSRNYDPYEPKVKKAPENAMYYLAIAYHYNYQFDSAIMYFESWKAILGDRDPEALKDINQRISWAQNAKEFMANPNPVTITNMGDSINGPNADYSPVVSIDENTLIFTSRRYGERGIDGEFYEDIFISEKKPDGTWTEARPISQYINTPTNDASVSLSSDGNTLFIYRDDNGGDIYQTTFMNGDWMAPIPLDNNINTKYWETHACLSADGNTLYFVSDRPGGFGGRDIYRCVKLGNGQWSKALNLGPTVNTDQDEDAPFIHPDQKTLFFSSKGHKSMGGFDIFFTSKDDSDRWVEPVNLRSPINTPDDDIFYVTSPDGKRAYFSSVRDGGYGEKDIYMATQITPTVQGLTLLKGRIYNSDGSPLTQRVEIDVTNSNTGDISGQYKPNPNGKFTIILPAGATYQISYMVNDKELSNEIIDVPAGSEFEVIDRAINLRDLVIGKLPIDVPVDSLNDSLHHKKPKDWKGELTQTHNLNFSMFFKYNISEIDPNDADFKTFIDSCVAHINKFGEINFRITAAASQVPTKKFSSNKDLATDRATKTQAVIDKALKAKGVDMSKVHWVKVNSYVLGPQYKSDFQKNKALYEKYQYVKVRGY